One window from the genome of Saccharomyces mikatae IFO 1815 strain IFO1815 genome assembly, chromosome: 6 encodes:
- the SPC29 gene encoding Spc29p (similar to Saccharomyces cerevisiae SPC29 (YPL124W); ancestral locus Anc_8.622) — MQYNNFGSSANKKFQDDTLNRVRKEHEEALKKLREENFSSNTSELGNRKLHKAQERMSSPLHRLSPVDKLENNKMKSPLDDKLRRQLREGNTRLPPPSFSNYRVPSNNRSNMDRIRRRTSSPVRTERFASQDVIDDQRLEIKYLERIVHDQGSIIDNLTSRITRLESFILNSVSDRGDKNYLPLEHSNSFSGFPTTKTYGLHMSGQYENDRSYRRSSGDMKTERPRADRSSQIHIENESTEDILRILSSSFHD; from the coding sequence ATGCAGTATAATAATTTCGGAAGCAGTgccaataaaaaatttcaagatgaTACTCTTAACAGAGTAAGAAAAGAGCATGAAGAGgccttgaaaaaattacgagaagaaaacttcaGTTCAAACACATCAGAATTGGGAAATAGAAAACTGCATAAAGCACAAGAAAGGATGAGCTCACCACTACATAGACTTTCTCCTGTAGATAAACtagaaaataacaaaatgaagagtCCATTAGACGACAAGCTAAGAAGGCAATTAAGGGAAGGCAATACACGACTACCACCTCCATCATTTTCCAACTATAGGGTACCCTCAAACAACCGCTCCAATATGGATAGgataagaagaagaactagCTCACCCGTAAGGACTGAGAGGTTTGCATCGCAAGATGTTATAGATGACCAAAGGCTGGAAATAAAATATCTAGAACGTATCGTGCATGATCAAGGCTCCATAATCGATAACTTGACGTCAAGAATAACCAGATTGGAATCTTTTATACTAAATTCAGTTTCAGACAGAGGAGACAAGAATTATCTTCCTCTTGAGCATTCCAATTCATTTTCTGGGTTTCCTACTACTAAGACGTATGGCTTACACATGAGCGGACAATATGAAAACGATAGATCTTATCGGAGAAGTAGTGGTGACATGAAAACAGAAAGACCAAGAGCTGATCGATCGTCACAAATacatattgaaaatgagaGTACAGAAGATATACTGAGAATTTTATCTTCATCCTTCCATGATTGA
- the TFB2 gene encoding TFIIH/NER complex subunit TFB2 (similar to Saccharomyces cerevisiae TFB2 (YPL122C); ancestral locus Anc_8.620), whose amino-acid sequence MSDYSLKHSVTQYLEEIPQQVQNRLYTSPATCLAIYRILPPLAKFFIMAMVFNENEVPLLDLDKWVNSNGKLQFQDAIKSMKSLHLLIPNKSSGTLMINLNPTFKISLRNALTGGEVHNSFGIVVEDNVVSLDLLDEYSANKWETILHFMVGTPLAKIPSEKVLNLLKHSKLMEEINSTGEFKITNEGFQFLLQEINSQLWTLLLQYLKMIETSKMDLVDVLHFIFMLGALEVGKAYKIDALSETQRIMLQDMRDYGLVFQKHSNDSIFYPTKLALMLTSDTKTIRSASNAMDSVLRQNREEPSVNEDGTNGKSSTDTTTSDDLNKAGLKNQDIPDGSLIVETNFKIYSYSNSPLQIAVLSLFVHLKARFVNMVLGQITRESIRRALTNGITAEQIIAYLETHAHPQMRRLAEEKLEKKLELDPNCKEPLQVLPPTVVDQIRLWQLELDRVITYEGSLYSDFETSQEYNLLSKYAQDIGVLLWKDDKKKKFFISKEGNSQVLDFAKRKLKKKQ is encoded by the coding sequence ATGAGTGATTATTCTTTGAAACATTCGGTCACCCAGtatttggaagaaattcCTCAACAAGTGCAAAATAGGCTGTACACATCACCGGCCACTTGTCTGGCCATCTATAGAATTTTACCACCATTagccaaattttttatcatgGCCATGGTTTTCAACGAAAATGAAGTACCTTTGTTAGATTTAGATAAATGGGTCAATTCAAATGGTAAATTGCAGTTTCAGGATGCAATCAAATCAATGAAGTCTTTGCATCTTCTTATACCAAACAAGTCTTCTGGTACTTTAATGATCAATCTGAACCCGACATTCAAAATCAGCCTGAGAAACGCATTGACTGGGGGAGAAGTTCACAATTCATTTGGTATTGTTGTAGAGGATAATGTAGTTAGTTTAGACTTGTTGGATGAGTATTCGGCTAACAAGTGGGAAACAATACTACACTTTATGGTCGGTACCCCACTCGCTAAAATACCATCTGAAAAGGTGCtgaatcttttgaaacacAGTAAACTTATGGAAGAGATAAACTCCACCGGAGAGTTCAAGATCACTAATGAGGGTTtccaatttcttttacaaGAAATCAACTCCCAATTATGGACCTTATTATTACAATACTTGAAAATGATTGaaacatcaaaaatggATTTAGTCGACGTCTtacattttattttcatgtTAGGTGCATTGGAAGTTGGTAAGGCTTACAAAATTGATGCGCTAAGTGAAACGCAAAGGATCATGTTACAAGATATGAGAGACTATGGTCTGGTTTTCCAAAAGCATTCCAATGACAGCATTTTCTATCCAACTAAATTAGCCTTGATGTTAACCTCCGATACAAAGACGATCAGGTCTGCCTCCAATGCGATGGACAGTGTCTTGAGACAGAATAGAGAAGAGCCGTCAGTGAATGAAGACGGTACCAATGGTAAATCTTCGACAGATACCACAACATCAgatgatttgaataaaGCTGGTctaaaaaatcaagataTACCTGACGGCTCATTAATTGTGGAAACAAACTTTAAAATATATTCATATTCTAATTCCCCTTTACAGATTGCTGTTTTGTctctttttgttcatttaAAGGCAAGATTTGTCAATATGGTATTGGGTCAAATAACAAGAGAATCTATAAGGAGAGCATTAACTAATGGTATCACTGCAGAACAGATTATTGCATATCTAGAGACACACGCACATCCTCAAATGAGGAGGCTAGCTGAAGAAAAgctggaaaaaaaactagaGTTGGACCCTAACTGCAAAGAGCCTTTACAAGTTTTACCTCCGACTGTGGTGGATCAAATTAGATTGTGGCAACTAGAATTAGATAGAGTTATAACGTATGAAGGTTCGCTGTATTCTGACTTCGAAACCAGCCAAGAATACAACTTGCTTAGTAAGTATGCTCAGGATATTGGTGTTTTGTTATGGAAAGAtgacaaaaagaagaaatttttcatttcaaagGAAGGTAATTCTCAAGTTCTTGATTTCGCTAAGagaaagttgaaaaagaaacaataa
- the RNY1 gene encoding ribonuclease T2 (similar to Saccharomyces cerevisiae RNY1 (YPL123C); ancestral locus Anc_8.621), which yields MLLRSLHSLLQLPFFSGGANKGIDPNCPINIPLSCSNKTDVNNTCCFEYPGGIFLQTQFWNYFPSKSDLNETEIVNELGPLDSFTIHGLWPDNCHGGYQQFCNRSLQIDDVYYLLHDKAFNNDTSLEISGKRLLEYLDLYWKSNNGNHESLWIHEFNKHGTCISTIRPECYAEWEVNDVDKKRAVYDYFRITYNLFKRLDTFTILKKNKIVPTVDGSYSLEQIKIALSKEFDGKQVFIGCDRHNSLNEIWYYHQLKGSLLSEMFVPMDSLAIRTNCRTDDIKYFPKGYVPPFRRRPNKGEAYRGIIRLSNINNGDQMQGFLIKNGHWMSQGTPANYELIKSPYGNYYLRTNQGFCDVITSSSSELVCKFRNIKDAGQFEFDSTKGGDGYIGYSGKYNWGGDTYPKRRNQSPIFSLNDEQDSKTYVFKLKFIKN from the coding sequence ATGCTGCTGAGAAGCTTACACAGTCTTTTACAactaccatttttttcggGTGGTGCAAATAAGGGGATAGATCCAAATTGTCCCATTAATATCCCCTTATCATGTTCTAATAAAACCGATGTAAACAACACATGTTGTTTTGAATATCCTGGTGGAATATTTTTGCAAACCCAGTTCTGGAACTACTTTCCAAGTAAGTCGGATTTAaatgaaacagaaataGTAAACGAACTTGGGCCTTTAGATTCATTTACAATTCACGGATTATGGCCGGATAATTGCCACGGTGGttatcaacaattttgTAATAGATCCCTACAAATCGACGACGTTTACTATTTATTACATGACAAGGCATTCAATAATGACACATCTCTAGAAATATCTGGTAAAAGGCTGCTAGAATATTTAGATCTATATTGGAAGAGTAATAACGGTAATCATGAATCCTTATGGATACATGAGTTTAATAAACACGGTACATGTATTAGCACAATTAGGCCAGAGTGCTATGCCGAGTGGGAAGTTAATGATGttgacaaaaaaagagcaGTATATGATTATTTTAGAATAACCTATAACCTATTCAAGAGATTGGATACGTTTACTATactaaagaaaaacaaaatcgTACCAACTGTAGATGGTTCTTATTCTTTGGAGCAGATCAAGATTGCACTAAGTAAAGAGTTTGACGGAAAGCAAGTTTTCATCGGCTGTGATAGGCATAATTctttaaatgaaatatgGTATTACCACCAATTGAAGGGTTCGCTCTTGAGCGAAATGTTCGTACCTATGGATTCGCTTGCCATTCGAACAAATTGTAGGACCGACGATATTAAATATTTTCCTAAAGGTTATGTACCACCTTTCCGGAGAAGACCTAATAAGGGAGAAGCGTATAGAGGCATCATTCGTCTAtcaaatattaataatggTGACCAGATGCAGGGCTTTTTAATCAAGAATGGACACTGGATGAGTCAAGGTACACCAGCAAATTACGAATTAATCAAATCACCCTATGGAAATTATTACTTAAGGACCAACCAAGGGTTTTGTGACGTCattacttcttcttctagtgaATTAGTTTGCAAATTCAGGAATATTAAGGATGCAGGTCAATTCGAGTTTGATTCAACAAAAGGAGGGGATGGATACATTGGTTATTCTGGTAAATACAATTGGGGAGGTGATACCTATCCCAAGAGAAGGAATCAAAGCcctattttttctttaaatgatGAACAGGATTCCAAGACATATGTGTTCAAATTaaaattcatcaagaatTAG